From Desulfovibrio sp.:
GGACGCCCCGCCCAACAGTTTCCTGTGGCGCGACGGCAAGCCGGTCATCCTGAACCACGAGGGTGAGAGGGCGATCAATTATGTCAACGACATTTGGAATTTGAAACCAAGAACCGTCTATCAGAACCTGGCTCTCGAGCTGATCACAGCCGAGCATGTTGACCTGGTGTCCATCCAGAGCGAGGCAGGGTTCGGCAAGACCTACCTGGCCCTGGCGGCGGCCCTGTACATGGTGCTGGAGCGAAAGCTCTACGAGAAGATTTTCGTGGTGAAGCCAACCATCGAGATCGGGGCGAAGATGGGGTTCTTGCCGGGGGACGTGGCCGAAAAGATGGAACCCTACATGAAGTACATCTTCGACCTGCTCCTGAAACTCCACCGTCAGCGCCCGGCCAACAAGCTTTTTTTAAACCCCAACGACGAGACCCTGCGCTTCAACGCCAAGAAGTTCGAGATTTTGCCACTGGCCTTCGTGCGCGGCATGAACATCGAAAACGCCTTCGTGATCATAGACGAGGCCCAGAACCTCTCTCGCACCGAAGTTCGGGCCCTTCTCACCCGCATGGGCGAAGGAGTGAAATGCGTGTGTCTGGGGGATACCTCCCAGGTGGATAATCCCTACCTGAACGAGGCCAACAACGGACTCAACTGGATCGTGCGCAAATTCAGGGGATTCAACAACTACGGGTACATTGTGCTGAAGGGCGACCGGTCCCGGGGACCGATTACAGACATGGTGCTCAAGAGCAAATTGTAGGAAGGGACGCCTCGGCACAGCCGGGGCGAAGGCGAACGTGGATGCGGCTAGCCAGCCAGCATTTCGCCGCCTTGTGCGGCGTCGCGCTGGTCCTCGCGGCTGGTGGCGATGCTCACCCGGTTGCGCCCGGCGTTCTTTGCCGCATACAAGGCCTGGTCCGCCTGGGACAGCAGGCCGGCAGGTGTGGCTGCCTGGCCCGGAACGAACGTGGCCAAGCCGATGGACACGGTCACCCCGATCGCCTGGCCGCCGTAGCGAAGCTCGGTTGCGGCTATCCGGCGGCGAAGCCGTTCAGCCAGCATCCACCCCTGGGTCTGCCCGGTGTGCGGCAGGATTATCCCGAATTCCTCTCCCCCATAGCGGGCCAGAAAATCAGTGGAGCGAAGCCCTGCCTCAAGGGAATTGGCCGCGTGCCTGAGCGCCGCGTCCCCGGCAAGGTGCCCGAAGGTGTCGTTCACCTTTTTGAAATGGTCCAGGTCGGCCATGAGAAGGACAAAGCCTTCCTTATGGCGCATATGGCGCTTGAGTTCCTGATCCAGGCGGGCGTCAAATGACCGGCGGTTGAAAAGCCCGGTTAGGCCGTCCCGGTCGGCCCGGCGCTTCAGCAGAAGATAATCCAGGGAGTTTTTGACGCAAGGAGCAAGCTGGAGAAGTGCCTGGCGGGCCGTTTCCTGTTCGTGCTTTGCCAGATCCCGCTGAATAAGAACGCATAAGCAGCCGAAAGGGACATCCAGATGGTGCAAGGGAACGAGCAGGGCCCGCCCAGGTTCGGCAGGAGCCGAATCGTCTCCGCCGGGAATGGTATGGGATCTATAGGACCTGGACGGAGCGCCACGAAGCCTTGAGGCCAGATCCAGCAGATAGTCGGTCCGGGAGGCCTTGGCCTGGGCAGGCAGTCCCTCGGGCAAAAATATCTCGCTCTCTGAGCTTGGTCCCCAGAAAACGCCAAGAACTTCGGAAACAGGGAAGGCGAGTCCGAGATCCTCGCGCATGCCGGACAGTATGGAGGGAATGCTCAGGCTGGACATGCCCCTGGCAAGAATGTGCTGGAAAAATGCAAGCCGGCCGTTCTCCTGCACAAGCTGGTCCCTTTCGCGCTGGGCTTCGCTGAGAATTCTTGAAATGTCGTCATAGAACCCGGCGGCCTCGCGGGCAGCTTCCAAAGCAGCGGAAATTTTCGCTTTGCCAAAGGGAGGGGAGAGGCAAGAAAGGAAGCCTTGAGCCAAAACCTCTGAATGCTCCAGCGCTTCGCTCTCGGGGGCGACCAAAACCTTGCGGGCCATCTTGATCCAGGCAGGCATGTTTGCCCGCAGGGTCCTCCACGTGGCCACGTCGACGAACACCGCGATGGGTTCGGTCCGGTCGTAGTCGCTTTGGCTAGGTATGTCCCGCAGGTCGAAGCGCTTCACCTCGAAAGCCTCGGGAGTCGCCTGGCGGATACGCTTGGCCGGCTGTCCGGCCAAGCCCAGGAGCCATATCTGGGGGGTACGCTTGGCGAGCTTGCGCATGTGAGGTCTCCGGGGGGTTGCACTCATCTCACTGACAGCAAGCAAGTTTGATGCCGCTGGAAATTTTTGCCCTGCCCCTTGGCAGTGTGCGCGCGGTAACAAGTTCGTAATGGACGGTGGGTATTGAAGCCTTTGCCTCCCATGCGGAAGGTGGTATGAATAAGACTGTTTTTATACTGGGGAGGACAATCCCATGAGCATGAGCAACAAGCATAAATGTGAAAGGATGCTCGATAAAAGCGCGGTCGCTGGATGGCTGCGAGACCTGGCAACGGATTTTGATCGTGGCGAACTGGCCGGGGAAGCCGGAGCTGTCAGTCTGGAAGGATTCAAGGGGCTGAAGCTGTCCATCAAGCCTGCGTTCGACGGCAAGATCCTGGTGAAACTTTCGGTGAAGTTCCCGAAGGCAACGACTGGAGCCCAAACCGAGGATGATGACGACGAATCGGACGCCCTTCCAAAATATTCGTCGCTCAAAAAACACATGAAGCAAACCTTCAAGGCCATCGGCGCGGCTCTGGCCGCGGGACAATTGCCCCCGGCTCTTGAGGCCCAGAGTTTCATCGCCGACTCCAAACTCATGGTCAGCTACCCTGGGAAGGGTGATGAGTTCTACAAAGCCTATTTGGAAAAAACCAACGCCTTCGAGGCGGCCTTGGCAATCTCCGATCTGGAGACTTTAAAGGCCGTTCACAGCGAGCTGGCGCAACTCAAACGGGATTGCCATTCCCGTTACGCGTAGGTCCCCTATGGCAGGCACGAAAATAGAGTTGGTAAGGGCCGGGCTGAACGTTCCCTCGGAGGTTGATCTGGCCCGTATACCACGGGAAGTAACAGACTGGGACATGGAGACGTTTCTGGGCCTAACTTGCGACGGGGTGACTCCCGAACAGGCCCGGGCAATCCGCACCCCGCAGGTCTGTTTTCCCCGTCAGGAATACGTGTTGGGCGTGCACTGGCATCCTGAACAGGTGCCCATGGACATGATCCGGGACCGCATAGCGGCCATGTACCCCGCAAGCCAGGACGAACTCATCATCCCCACCCAGCACAACCAGATACTCACCTGGGGCGAGTATGCCGGAGTGGAGGTGGACTGCTATTCCCACGGCTTCAACCGCAAAGTGCAGCTGCTTATCCACATGCGCGCCGACCGGCTGGGTCGTGCCGGAGTGCTGATGAACATGCTGAAGCACACCTTCAAGTACCGCTCGTCGCAGCTTTTCGAGTACCTTGATGCCTTGTGCGCTCCGGAATGGGCCGAACGGCGCCAGCAGGCGGCTGCCAAGGCCGGTTCTGACGAAGATGTGGTAGAGTTCACGGCCATCCACGCCCGAAAGCTGAAGAGCCTCATCCTGATGAATGAGTCACGCACGCCTGAAGACGCAATCAAAAACAAACTCGTGCGTAACTATCTTGATTGTTTGCGCGAATCCTACGATGCCCGTTTCGTCAACAAGGCCCAGGTTTTTGCCAAGGCGGTGAAGGAAGTCGTGAAGGAAGGGTTCGCCCTGGATTACTTCTACCGCGCCTCGGAGGTTGTGGAAGAAGCTCGCTCCATTGGGGCGGGCATCGTGATCCCCCACCCGGAGCAGTTCTGGCCGATCCTTTTGCGTAATTACGATGTGGACGGCATCGAGGTCTGGAATCCCCAGTCGCAGCAGTACACGGAGTTCTTGATCAACGTGGTTCTGGATCAGAACCGGCGAGGCTACCACAAGGAAAGGCCCATGCTCATCTTCATGGGCGATGACTGTCATATGAGCGAAAAGCTCAAAAAGCCGGCCGAGCAGGATAAAGACAAGGCCGCCCGCGAGGTGGGGTTGCAGCCCGCCTGGGACGACCTGGTCATCGCCAAGGGGCTCATCATGTCCGGAGTGAGTCGCAAGACCGTGATGGATCAATACCGGGACCGGCTTGAGTAGGAAGTTTCCTTCCAGGAATCGGGCTTATTGAGGGGTGGAGTGTGTCCCCGGGAACAAAAGACCTAAGGACGTATCTGATGGACAAGGCTGACAAGCGCGACAAACCGGCCAAGGAAGGCAAGTTCTCCTACGAGTCGGTGCAGGACGTGCCGACCCTGGTGGAGTATCTCAAGGCACTGACCGCTGGTTTCGAAAAAGGGGAAATCCACTTCGCCCGAAAGGATTTGGATATGGTGCTGGCTCCCAAAGGCCTTATCGGCTTCGCCCTGGAGGCCAAGGCCAAGGATGGGCGCATGAAATTGGCCATGAAGTTCGCCTGGCGCGAAAGCGTCGACGAGGCCATCAAGGAAGACGACATGCTGGTGATATCCTCTTCCGGAGGCGGGGATTAGGCGATGCGTCTTCTCGAAGGAGTCGAAGAGAATTTTCGCTTCATGGTCCTGGAAGTGACCAAGCAGGTGGAGAATACCCTCAAGGTGCTCGAGAAACCCGACCCGGCCATGGTGGCCAAGATTGAGAGCCGGGACGACTATATAGACAACTTGAAAAGCGTGATCGAGAATAAGTGTTTCTCGCGCATCCACACCGGTTTCGGCGGCGACAAGCGGGCCATAGACCTGGCCCGGGCGGTGAACATCATCACCTCCAACCTTGAGCGTCTGGCTGACCATGCCGTGAACATCGTGATGCAGTCGCAGTACCTGCGCGATCCGCATTTCATCAAACGCTACGACTACAAGGCGTTTTTCACCGAGATCATAAAGGCCCTGCGCCTGGTGGTGAAGGCGCTTTATAACCAGGACGTCACCCTGGCCTTCAAGATCTGCCGGGCGGAAGTGACTCTGGACGCCCTGTTCAAGGCCAACTTCGACATCATAATGGCCGATCTGCGCAAGGGGGAATCACCGGAGAACTGCATCACATCACACAATATCTTCCGCTACCTTGAGCGCATGGGCGACACCATCCTGAACATCGGCGAAGCCATCATCTTCGCGGCCGTGGGTGAGAAGTTCAAGATCCACCAATACGGGGCTCTCAAGGAAACTCTGACCGAGTTGGGACAAGAAGTCCCCATATCCGACGGCGAATTCCATTCCATCTGGGGGACCCGTTCAGGGTGCCGTATCGGGAAAGTTGAAAAAGAGCGCCAAGGGGGGAGATCCAGCGGCGTGCTCTTCAAGGAGGGCAACGCGGACAAGCTGCGCCGGGAGGCAGAGAATATCCGCCGCTGGGAGGCCATCATGCCGGGTCTGCCGCCGAGGGTGCAGGCCTTTCATGTGGACGCGGATTCGGCCAGCATGCTCATGGAATACCTGGGCGGGTGCACGTACCAGGAGGTGGTGCTCACCGGGGCGCCCGAAATCGCGGCCAACGCCACGTTCATCCTGGAACAGATTGCCCGGCAACTCTGGACCCAGACCCGCGAAAACAAGCCGGTCAGGGCTGAGTACATAAGCCAGCTTCGCCAGCGCCTCGACGACGTGTTCCGCATGCACCCGTCGTTTCGCACTCAGGAGATGGAGCTTGCCGGGGAGCGCGTCCCCGCATTCGAAGCGTTGGTGGAGGAGATCGCCAGTTTGGAGGCCCAGTTCGAAGCCCCCTTTTCGGTGTTCATCCACGGCGACTTCAACATCAACAACATCGTGTACAACCACGAAGAACAACGAATCCACTACATCGATCTGCATCGCTCCAAAGACAGCGATTTTGTTCAGGACGTGTCCGTGTTCCTCATTTCCAACTTCCGGTTGCCCGTGTTGGACAGCCTGTTACGCACCCGGCTGGACAGGGTCATGCGGGAGTTTCTTGCATTCGCCCGAGAATTCGCCGCAGAAACCGGTGACACAACCTTTGAAGTCCGCCTGACCCTGGGGCTGATCCGTTCTTTCATCACCTCCAGCCGGTTCGAGTTCAACCTCCGATTCGCCCGGGAGATGTTCATGCGCGGCGTATACCTTATGCGAAAGCTCATGAACCACAAGCAAGGTGGAAAACCCTGGCAGGACTTCATCCTGCCCGAGGATGTGCTCATCTATTGAGCCCCAGGAGCCAGGCATGAAAAAGATTGGTGTGGTCGGAATCTCGGATGGCTGGTCTTCCGAGATACTGGCGGACGCGTGCAAAAAACTGACGGGTTTTCGTCTGCTCATCGACATGGACAAGGCGGTTCTCGACCTCGACCGTGGAACCGTTTTTTTTGCCGGGCAGGACCTTCTTGAACTCGATGCGCTCATAATAAAAAAGATCGCTCCGCAGTATTCTCCGGGCGTCTTGGACCGTCTTGAGATGCTCCGCTTCCTGGAACTCAAAGGCCTGCCCATTTTCTCCCGGCCTTCCTCCATCATACGGCTCATTAACCGGCTGAGCTGCACCGTGACCTTGCACGCGGGCGGATTGCCCATGCCCGCCACGGTCATTACCGAGGACGCCGAGGAGGCCTTGGCCGCAGTTGAACGGTTCGGGCGGACCGTGTTCAAACCCTTGTACTCCACCAAGGCCAGGGGAATGGAAGTAATCGCGGCTGGGGAGGGGGCCTGGGAGCGCATTAATGCCTTTCAGGCTGCGGGAAACAACGTGATGTATCTGCAGAAGATGCTGCCGCCCCTGGAAAAGGATTTGGGAGTCACCTTCCTTGGCGGAGAATACCTGGCCACCTATGCCCGCAAGTCTGGCGGCTCAAGCTGGAACACCACTACCAATGCGGGCGGCAAGTATGTTCCCTGCGATCCATCGCCAGAGATCATAGCCTTGGCAAAAAAGGCCCAGGCCCTTTTCGATATGGCCTTTACCTGCGTGGACGTGGCTGAGACGAGCCAGGGGCCAATTATCTTTGAAGTGTCTGCGTTTGGAGGCTTCCGTGGCCTGTTGGACGCCTGCGGCATTGACGCGGCGGATGCTTACGCCCGCCATGTTCTGGAGAGCATTTCATGAGCCTGCTGACAGTACGGGAGCTTGCAGCCCCCTTTGTGGCCCAATATCCGTGCACCCACCTTCTCAAGCTTGGCTTCGGCAGCTACGGCGTGGATGTTCTTTCCAATGATGAACGGCTCGTTGCCTGGCTCGCCGACTACTTCAGGGATTTCCTTCGAAGCTCAGGGACCGCCCATTGCGAAGTGATGGCCATCGAATGCGCGCCGCAGGATTTACCCCTGACCTATTCGGCGAAGGAGCCGGAGCCTGGCAAGAGCAAGGTCAAGGAAGAGTGGGCGGAACTCGCTCATGGCCGCGTGGTGCGCAAGCGGCTCACCGGGATGCTCTTCATCTTCGGGGGTGGCCAGAATGTGGCTCTTGGCCCTTGCCTGGAGAACCCCAATCAGGTTGTCAACTTCATCAACAACCGGTTCATCGAACACAAGTTGAACCAGGGGTGCCTGCTGGGCCATGCGGCCGGGGTGTCATTCAGGGGGGAAGGGATGGCCCTTGCCGGATTCTCGGGCATGGGTAAGTCCACCCTAGCCCTGCATATGATGAATCTGGGGCTTAATTTCGTCTCCAACGACAGGGTGATGATCGGCCGTGACAACGGGTGCCTCACCATGTACGGCGTTGCCAAAATGCCCAGGGTCAATCCCGGAACCGTGCTCAACAATCCGAGTCTGGCCTCGGTGATGCCCAAACAAGAGCGAAGAGCTTTCAGGAATATGCCCCCCGAGGAGTTGTGGAGCCTGGAACACAAGTATGACGCATTCATTGACGAGTGCTTCGGGCCAGGCCGCTTCGAATTGGAAGTGCGTATGAAGGGGTTGGCCATACTCAACTGGAAGCGCGAGGGGGGCGAACCACGAGTTGCTCCGGTAGACCTCGCCTCGCGCCGGGACTTGCTTCCGGCTTTCATGAAAAGCGCAGGTCTTTTTTTCGACGCGGGGCACGACATGCCCCTCCCGGATTTTTCCGAAGAGGCCTACCTTGATGAACTCAAGGGATGCTCGGTGTTCGAGGTAACCGGGGGGACTGATTTCCTGTTGGCGGCCTCCATGCTCACGAAACTTCTGAAAGGATGACAGGTGCCCACGGTTACCATTTCCCACACGGTCTCGCTGCCTGACAAGGTAAAGATCGCCCGGTATCTGAAAACCCCTGAGCTTGGCCCGAAGGTACTTTTTTTCAGTGGCGGCACTGCCTTGAGGGACCTGTCCCGGGAATTGGTCAACTATACGCACAACTCCGTGCATCTGCTCACCCCCTTTGATTCAGGGGGGTCTTCGGCAAAGCTGCGCCAGGCGTTTCACATGCTGGCCGTGGGCGACCTGCGCTATCGGCTCATGGCCCTGGCAGACCGGTCCCTGCGGGGGAACCACCAGATTTACGACCTTTTCGCGCATCGCCTGCCCAAGGATCTGGAACAGGAAGAACTGAGGACCATTCTCGATGGCATGATCAAAGGCCGCGATCCGCTGGTGGCCGCTGTGCCCGATCCCATGCGCAAGATTATCCGCTCCCACCTCAAATTTTTCCGAAAAACCATGAAGGGAACGGATTTCGACCTGCGTGGGGCCAGCATAGGCAACCTCATCCTGGCTGGGGGATTCTTCAACTACAACCGCCAGATAGACCCGGTGATCTACATGTTCACCATGCTGGTGAAGGCCCGAGGTACGGTTAGGCCCATAATAAACAAGGATCTGACCCTGGTGACCGAACTGGCTGACGGGACCCTCTTGGCGGGACAGCACCTGCTCACGGGAAAAGAAACCAACCCCATTGAGCAGCCGGTAAAGCGCGTCTACTTGTGCGAGGGCCGGGACGACCTGAGCCCGGTGGAGGTCGAGCTGCGCAGAAAGGTGAAAGAGCTTATCCGCTCGTCGGAACTGATCTGCTATCCCATAGGCAGCTTCTACTCGAGCATTGTGGCGAATCTCCTCCCCAAGGGGGTGGGTGACGCCATAGCCAAAGCCCAGTGCCCCAAGGTGTTCGTGCCAAATCCCGTGGGCGACCCGGAACAATACGGACTGTCCTTGAGCCAGAGCGTGCTTCGCCTGTTGGAATATCTCCACGCCAGTTGCACCAAGCCTCGGCCCACCGAGTCGCTTCTGAACTTCGTGCTTCTGGACAAGGGGATGAATTATCAGGCCCCGCTTGGAATCGAACAGATCGAATCTCTTGGAATCAAGGTGGTCGAGGCTGAATTGTCGAACCCGGCCAACCCCCCGTTTTTTGACGAGCGGGCGCTTATTGAGCACATCCTCTCTTTCGTTTAGCAGGCGATATCTTCAGGTCTGGGCGGGCATGAGGCCAGGCCAAGCGGCCCCCGCCGGTCACGCACCCAGACGTTTCCGGGCAGGCTCTTGGCGTATTTTTTCATCTCAGCGGAGCGGTGCGAAATGTCCTCCAGGGTGCAGTGCCCCTGACAGTCCACTATGGCCAGGGATACGGAGACGAACCCGAACTTCCCTTCTTTCCCGGACCGGTCCTTTCCCACGATGAATCCTGCCAAACGATCCGTTTCGGAGTAGCAACTTAAGACAAGTCTGGAAAAGCACCGGGTGACCGCCTTGCAGATGCGCTCGGCCTTGTCCGGAGTGGAGCAGATGACGAAGTCATCCCCGCCAACGTGCCCGAGGAAATCGGCGGGAGAACCGTGCCGGCGGATAGCCCAGGACAAGATTCGCGAGGCCAGCAGGATGATCTCGTCTCCGGCTTTGAATCCATATGAATCGTTGAACACTTTGAAGTTGTCCAGATCGGCGTAGATGAAGCTGGTCGGAGAGTTCGAGTCGACACGGCCTTCAATTTCCCGCTCGATGGTCACGTTTCCAGGAAGTCCCGACAGCGGGTTGGCCCCTTTGGCCATTTCCATCTGCACCTGAGCCAGGGCGTCCAGGATCTTCTGTACCGAGGCCAGCCCGGCCAAGAGACCCTCCCTGGTCACCAGTACGTTGTCGTAAACCTTATAGCCGTCGCGGGTCATGGCCGCCTGAGCCGCCATTTCCACGGGGGTGTTCCAGTCAACAATAAGGGGCTGGGTGTCCATTATCTTGGTTACGGGGCGGTTGGTGTACAGGGCCAGGCCGTATTGCGAGGAAAGAACCCTGTCCATTTGATGCCTGGTGACCAACCCCACAGGGCGTCTGCCTGAAACCACCGCCACAGAGCTGATCTGGGAGTTGGCGTCGAAATAACGCTTCAGATCGCCCACAGGGGATTGCGCTTGAACCTGCGGGGCCTCTCCGGCATGGGTGCCGATGGGTGTGGAGCATTTGAGATCGGACGAGAAGCGGCGTTTGTGCCCCTGGAAGAAGAGGGTGGCTTCGGGCGAGAGTGCGGGTTTTGGGGACGCGGGGCGGGCCAGAAAGTACCCCTGCCCGTAGTGGACTCCCATGGACACCAGAGAGGATAACTCAGTGGCGGTTTCGATCCCTTCCGCCACGATCTTGCATCCCACCTTGTCTGAAAAAGTAAGGAAGGTCTCGATGAGGGCGCGTTTCACCGGGTTGGCGTCAATGCCTCTGATGAGCGACATGTCCAGCTTGATGAAGTCAGGGCGTATCTCGGCGATGGACCACAAACCAGAATAGCCGGTCCCCACGTCGTCCACGGCCACCTTGTATCCCTCGCCCCGGTAATGGTCGAGGGTGCGGTGAAAAAGGGAGAAGTCTTTGGTGGAGTGGCGCTCGGTGATCTCGAGCACCACGTTATGGGGTTCCAGCCCCAGAGATTCCAACAGTTTGAGCGTCTCCCCCGGGTTGAAGGCCGGGTCCACAAGCGTTCGGGGGTGGACGTTCAAAAAGAGTGTCCTGCCAGATGCCAGCTCACCGAAGCCGTTCAAGGCAGCCGCCCGGCAGGCGCGCTCCAGCGGAAACACCAAGTCGTGCTCTTCAGCGAAGCTGAAAAGCATGTCCGGGTTTTCAAATGTGCTTTCGATAGGCCCTCTGGCCAAAGCCTCCCAGGCGAAGATATCTCCTCCTCTCAGATCCACTATGGGCTGGTATACGGCCCTGACACTGGGAGAGTTCAAAACGGTACGGAACTCCTTGAGCAAAATGGCGCCGGCAGGGTCCAGGGTGCCCCGAATCATCCTGTGGGCGTCGGCCAGAGCGGAGTGAACGGCTTGCTCGGGCTTTTTGCGTAAACCGGCCGGGAGTTGTGCTGCGCCCATGGCGATCTCGATATCTTGGCC
This genomic window contains:
- a CDS encoding PhoH family protein, with translation MTLEGSSKRKNYVIDTNVLIENPNSVLALRNGNENNIFIPYHVLMELETLKNTPKLRHIVSKVISSLIENREHITFIRNGNSDSPFTNIVDNYILREIETAHDIQDPILVTNDRLLQLQASLRNIKSEELRDSKPFESESQLYTGFVEAAEDAPPNSFLWRDGKPVILNHEGERAINYVNDIWNLKPRTVYQNLALELITAEHVDLVSIQSEAGFGKTYLALAAALYMVLERKLYEKIFVVKPTIEIGAKMGFLPGDVAEKMEPYMKYIFDLLLKLHRQRPANKLFLNPNDETLRFNAKKFEILPLAFVRGMNIENAFVIIDEAQNLSRTEVRALLTRMGEGVKCVCLGDTSQVDNPYLNEANNGLNWIVRKFRGFNNYGYIVLKGDRSRGPITDMVLKSKL
- a CDS encoding GGDEF domain-containing protein, with product MRKLAKRTPQIWLLGLAGQPAKRIRQATPEAFEVKRFDLRDIPSQSDYDRTEPIAVFVDVATWRTLRANMPAWIKMARKVLVAPESEALEHSEVLAQGFLSCLSPPFGKAKISAALEAAREAAGFYDDISRILSEAQRERDQLVQENGRLAFFQHILARGMSSLSIPSILSGMREDLGLAFPVSEVLGVFWGPSSESEIFLPEGLPAQAKASRTDYLLDLASRLRGAPSRSYRSHTIPGGDDSAPAEPGRALLVPLHHLDVPFGCLCVLIQRDLAKHEQETARQALLQLAPCVKNSLDYLLLKRRADRDGLTGLFNRRSFDARLDQELKRHMRHKEGFVLLMADLDHFKKVNDTFGHLAGDAALRHAANSLEAGLRSTDFLARYGGEEFGIILPHTGQTQGWMLAERLRRRIAATELRYGGQAIGVTVSIGLATFVPGQAATPAGLLSQADQALYAAKNAGRNRVSIATSREDQRDAAQGGEMLAG
- a CDS encoding GAK system XXXCH domain-containing protein, with translation MSMSNKHKCERMLDKSAVAGWLRDLATDFDRGELAGEAGAVSLEGFKGLKLSIKPAFDGKILVKLSVKFPKATTGAQTEDDDDESDALPKYSSLKKHMKQTFKAIGAALAAGQLPPALEAQSFIADSKLMVSYPGKGDEFYKAYLEKTNAFEAALAISDLETLKAVHSELAQLKRDCHSRYA
- a CDS encoding amphi-Trp domain-containing protein, whose translation is MDKADKRDKPAKEGKFSYESVQDVPTLVEYLKALTAGFEKGEIHFARKDLDMVLAPKGLIGFALEAKAKDGRMKLAMKFAWRESVDEAIKEDDMLVISSSGGGD
- a CDS encoding phosphotransferase, which translates into the protein MRLLEGVEENFRFMVLEVTKQVENTLKVLEKPDPAMVAKIESRDDYIDNLKSVIENKCFSRIHTGFGGDKRAIDLARAVNIITSNLERLADHAVNIVMQSQYLRDPHFIKRYDYKAFFTEIIKALRLVVKALYNQDVTLAFKICRAEVTLDALFKANFDIIMADLRKGESPENCITSHNIFRYLERMGDTILNIGEAIIFAAVGEKFKIHQYGALKETLTELGQEVPISDGEFHSIWGTRSGCRIGKVEKERQGGRSSGVLFKEGNADKLRREAENIRRWEAIMPGLPPRVQAFHVDADSASMLMEYLGGCTYQEVVLTGAPEIAANATFILEQIARQLWTQTRENKPVRAEYISQLRQRLDDVFRMHPSFRTQEMELAGERVPAFEALVEEIASLEAQFEAPFSVFIHGDFNINNIVYNHEEQRIHYIDLHRSKDSDFVQDVSVFLISNFRLPVLDSLLRTRLDRVMREFLAFAREFAAETGDTTFEVRLTLGLIRSFITSSRFEFNLRFAREMFMRGVYLMRKLMNHKQGGKPWQDFILPEDVLIY
- a CDS encoding GAK system ATP-grasp enzyme, which codes for MKKIGVVGISDGWSSEILADACKKLTGFRLLIDMDKAVLDLDRGTVFFAGQDLLELDALIIKKIAPQYSPGVLDRLEMLRFLELKGLPIFSRPSSIIRLINRLSCTVTLHAGGLPMPATVITEDAEEALAAVERFGRTVFKPLYSTKARGMEVIAAGEGAWERINAFQAAGNNVMYLQKMLPPLEKDLGVTFLGGEYLATYARKSGGSSWNTTTNAGGKYVPCDPSPEIIALAKKAQALFDMAFTCVDVAETSQGPIIFEVSAFGGFRGLLDACGIDAADAYARHVLESIS
- a CDS encoding HprK-related kinase B — protein: MSLLTVRELAAPFVAQYPCTHLLKLGFGSYGVDVLSNDERLVAWLADYFRDFLRSSGTAHCEVMAIECAPQDLPLTYSAKEPEPGKSKVKEEWAELAHGRVVRKRLTGMLFIFGGGQNVALGPCLENPNQVVNFINNRFIEHKLNQGCLLGHAAGVSFRGEGMALAGFSGMGKSTLALHMMNLGLNFVSNDRVMIGRDNGCLTMYGVAKMPRVNPGTVLNNPSLASVMPKQERRAFRNMPPEELWSLEHKYDAFIDECFGPGRFELEVRMKGLAILNWKREGGEPRVAPVDLASRRDLLPAFMKSAGLFFDAGHDMPLPDFSEEAYLDELKGCSVFEVTGGTDFLLAASMLTKLLKG
- a CDS encoding GAK system CofD-like protein gives rise to the protein MPTVTISHTVSLPDKVKIARYLKTPELGPKVLFFSGGTALRDLSRELVNYTHNSVHLLTPFDSGGSSAKLRQAFHMLAVGDLRYRLMALADRSLRGNHQIYDLFAHRLPKDLEQEELRTILDGMIKGRDPLVAAVPDPMRKIIRSHLKFFRKTMKGTDFDLRGASIGNLILAGGFFNYNRQIDPVIYMFTMLVKARGTVRPIINKDLTLVTELADGTLLAGQHLLTGKETNPIEQPVKRVYLCEGRDDLSPVEVELRRKVKELIRSSELICYPIGSFYSSIVANLLPKGVGDAIAKAQCPKVFVPNPVGDPEQYGLSLSQSVLRLLEYLHASCTKPRPTESLLNFVLLDKGMNYQAPLGIEQIESLGIKVVEAELSNPANPPFFDERALIEHILSFV
- a CDS encoding EAL and GGDEF domain-containing protein gives rise to the protein MLMSIKSFKPFIPLSTPLKGDYPHSCDSLSLLTAPHRQAVETLLKHGGMVSVLLFEIQDFYVYSRVYGAEIADALSLAAERELDALIKDRLSGLPLVVLDRLEGDKFMLALGGYATDITTLHRTGSVLRLNLRAKLKREALNLTGQDIEIAMGAAQLPAGLRKKPEQAVHSALADAHRMIRGTLDPAGAILLKEFRTVLNSPSVRAVYQPIVDLRGGDIFAWEALARGPIESTFENPDMLFSFAEEHDLVFPLERACRAAALNGFGELASGRTLFLNVHPRTLVDPAFNPGETLKLLESLGLEPHNVVLEITERHSTKDFSLFHRTLDHYRGEGYKVAVDDVGTGYSGLWSIAEIRPDFIKLDMSLIRGIDANPVKRALIETFLTFSDKVGCKIVAEGIETATELSSLVSMGVHYGQGYFLARPASPKPALSPEATLFFQGHKRRFSSDLKCSTPIGTHAGEAPQVQAQSPVGDLKRYFDANSQISSVAVVSGRRPVGLVTRHQMDRVLSSQYGLALYTNRPVTKIMDTQPLIVDWNTPVEMAAQAAMTRDGYKVYDNVLVTREGLLAGLASVQKILDALAQVQMEMAKGANPLSGLPGNVTIEREIEGRVDSNSPTSFIYADLDNFKVFNDSYGFKAGDEIILLASRILSWAIRRHGSPADFLGHVGGDDFVICSTPDKAERICKAVTRCFSRLVLSCYSETDRLAGFIVGKDRSGKEGKFGFVSVSLAIVDCQGHCTLEDISHRSAEMKKYAKSLPGNVWVRDRRGPLGLASCPPRPEDIAC